GACGACAGAACTAACATGGCACCTAATTAGTCATGTACACAAAGGAAATGACTACGATGGTAATATTTTCTTAATGTGTGCAAAAAATCACCCAAAGCAAATGCTGTCTACACGTCATTCATTCCATATGGGAGCCATCAAGTGAATGCGAGGATGAATGAGAAGTAAAGCAGAATGTTTATTGTTTTGTAATTCAATAGGCCAACAAAGCAATGTCTCAAAGAAAAGAAACCATTCATAGCTTTGCTTATTCTTTCCCACAATGCTTGGGTTCTTCTGATGTTGCCTTTATTCATAAAAGCAAGAATTATTACTTTAATAGTTCTACTGTATACGGTTTAGCAGCTAAATGAATAGGACAAAAGCTTACAATGTATTGACTATTTTATTAATTTGTGGTGTAAATTAAACAAGACAAATGTAGCTCCAATTGTGATTCTATGAATGCAGGTCCTGTATAATGTATTAGAAGAGATGGAATCCTGCACACAGGCCAACATGTATGAAGAGGAATTTAATTCCAGCACAGCCTTCAGCTCCAAACACCCTTCTTGGCTCTGAAAGAAACAACATACTGGAATTATGGTGCATTGACATGGGACATTGTATCAGGAAAACATACAGaagcatagaaatgaatgggaaaaaGGTTTGTGATATTTGTATTATTGACTATAGGATCCCAATAGTTACAAATCAGACAATATTGATCATTTGATATTTAACAGAAATTCTGCTGGCAATAGGATTGAAGTATTttgaagaggttgttcaccttttagtatgatgcatagattgatagtctgagacaatttgcaggtggttttaattttttattatttgtggttttttttttagttatttggctttttatttagcagctctccagtttgcaatttcagcaatctgattgctagggtccaaattacgctagcaaccgtgctttgatttgaaaaagagactggaatatgaataggagagaatagaatgataaataatacaaagtagcaataacaataatcacatagcattgcagagcatttgttgttagatggggtcagtgacccccccatttgaaagttggaagtcagaagaagaattaactaaaattagaatgaaaataaatacaatgtactgtatacaaAAACTACCATGGAAGGTCCTGTGAAGTGAAAGCATAGCCCCTTGGGGTAGGTTGTACCAGTTACTATgtaattgtagtacaggtatgggatctgctatctggaaatcTGTAATCCAgactgatccaaattacagaaaggccatctcccatagactgcattttatccaaataatccatctttgtctctgtaataataaaacagtaccttgtccgttatccaaactaagttataaataatccttattggaagaaaaaccagcctattgggtttatttaatgtttatatgattttctagtagaattgaggtatgaagatccaaattacggaaaaatacattttccggaaaaccccaggtcccgagcatatggtataacaggtcccatatctgtttaGAGTTTAACTTGTTACAGTATACAATTTTTGAGTGAGCAAGAGTGAATTTGGAGTCTGTGGAAGGGTTACTGTGTGCTGATTCTCATGTAGTGGACTGAAGatttagttaccctttattcaGGCAGTTCCCTATGTTTTAGGTAAATGGGTCCTAAATTACAGCTCAATGGGGATGTAGTGTCCCTATCCTGGGTTAAAGTATGTTCTTAGCACTTCAGTAACTGGCCAGGAGATGTCATTGTTCTAGTCATCGAAAGTAGAAGCCATTTTGGATTCCACCTGTGCAAGAGGTGGATGAAAGTCAGAACCTGCAGGTATGCCCAGTAGGTACAAATAGTTTGAGAATAGTTCTGTAATAGCTCTCTCCAGGAGTGCGAGATAGGATGAAGGTAACTAGTAAGCAGCctaaagctccaacaaggataTTTAAGTGATTATCAGTCCTGGATGTGCCACCCGCAGAGCAGAAACTCAAGTGTCAGACCTAGGGGTAAACGTACTCCTTCCTAGGTTCCACTTGGAGGGCCTGTACTTGAGGTTGTATACTTCCAAATAGACTCAATCCAAACATTGATTACTGATGGGTAAATGCTTTGGGAGTTCTGTTTGTGAATAATTACTGTCATATATAACTATCCTTTAAGGTAAATTTAACTATCGTCCTGAAGGTTACGTTTCTACATAAATAAAGAGTTAGCatcaagaaccactggtgcccaattgaTATAATCAACCTGAGAGTTAAAGTTTTGCAACACCGTATCTCCACTACATCTGTGAGGGCCCATCCCAGAGATTAAGATTTGAAATCAAATTGAATTATTAATCCATAGGTACTTACTGGGGTCTTCACGAGCCCAATATGTGGGAATTCCCCAGCATAGCCCTTGAACTGCACTTCCAAACTGGGAGAGGTTTGTAACCTGCTGGTTGGTGACTTCATAGTGTTTGAGCAGTCTGGATATATCCTCCTTTCTCTCCTGTAGGCAAATGAAACAAGAGCATAATTTTTGCAGTTAGGATTAATATGAGTTGATTAACGAATGACCTGAAGGATTTAAAATTGTATAAGAATGTTTTTCCTTATGTTAATGCCttttctactaaaaatgtaaatgccatgtataaatgtatttatatctatTCAGCCAAACAGTTGCTGAATCAGTAGCTATGCATGAAAGCAAATTCTTACCCTGTGGGTTTGGATGAACCTCTCAAAGATGCCAAGACCCGGAAAGTTTGCAATATCCATGTGTGCAATAATGCAGATCCCTCTGTATGGCATGTGGTAGGCAATTATATTCtaggaaaataaaattattatcaCTGACAAATAATTTTCGAGAAAAGTCAAATTCTATTAAAATCTACAAGGcagaaattttgttttttcattccgGATATACTCAGAAACTCTATTATTGTTGACATTTTGCACCATGTCACACTGATATGTTCATTTGCTTTGGAGACTTTTTAAGAAAGCACTTACCTGCCTATAATCAAAGACTGCATTAGACGTCTGCTTTCCTGAGTAAATATTGAACACTACAATATTGACCTCCTTATTGATATTGACAGTGTGATACACAGTCTCCCCATTGCATCCTTTGTCATTGTACTGATAAGCCTGCAACAATAAGATCTGCAATTAGAAATCTGTTCCTTAGCTTGATTTTTCCATATATTACAACAGAAAAAGCTAgcctcacatactgtacatttatttggCCAAGTGTTTTGTTAGTGAAAAAAAGTCAACATGATGCTGACTAACCCACTGGCtaaaatatacatgcatatgTTCTGCATTAATACTATTTTAGTGTGACATTGCAATTTTGGCCTTTATAAAGAATTTTGGAAATAGTTTTGGGCTGATTTTCTCCTTTGTTTGTGTTGAGTATACAAAATGTGGACTCAAGGTTACTTTTGTTTCTTTTAGACTCAAGTTTTTGTACTCAAAACTAATGCATATGTGTACAAACAAATAATATTACTCTAGATTTTTGGCCCCAAAATTTTATTATGTATGGCCCAATATTTCTACAGAAAAATTAGAAGAATAAAAGCTGGTGGCTTCTGAGGTCAGGGCTGGAAACTAAAAGTCTTTCTGGAATATTAAAACCTAGCAATGAATATATTTAATGCTTAGTTGAAATCATAATATATTTGATATTAAAATTTCTGGTTCTGAAAGGGTCAAAAGTAAATTGATAACCTCTTACCTCATCTGCACGCAGAGTATTaacaaaaaatcccaaaaaagccACAAGCAGGATCTATAagaaaaaagggattttttttttacaacatataGTTAATTTAATATATCCGGCGAGATTTGTTTATACAGGGTATGTGcattatttataaacataaaatgcagtaaGGTATAACTATTCTCTATACTAGGCAGAAGAAAGAAATCTTCTAAATAACACTTGTGTGCCACCTGCATAATACAATAAACTATATGTAGATGctgtagggcaggggtccccaacctttttttactcgtgagccacattcaaatgtaagaagagatggagagcaacacaagcataaaatagtcccatggggtgccaaataagggctgtgattggccatttggttgcccctatgtggactggaagcctacaagaggctctacttggtactatacttagtttttatgcaattaaattcaaaaataagcatctgctctgaggacacagagagcaacattcaagtagttggagagcaacatgttgctcgcgagctactggttggggatcactgctgtagggtATAGTCCTCCAGACCCCAGAAGAGGTTCAAGGAGCCCATCCAGAAAAATCCTATCATTCGTCTCCTATTTTAGGCAATGCTGTAGTGAGGTTGGGTGTtctgacaaaacaaaaacagtagcTGTAAGGATCCAAAGAGGACTAcatgcatttttatttcaaagaccTTATGCAGAGGAGCCCAAGGTTCATCTATTGACCTTCTTGTCAACATCAAGTAATTAATTACATTATAAATAGACTGTCACTTACCCCTAGCATGAAAGAGTATGTGCTACAACATTACATCAAGTGATTCAATTAGGCCTTAAGAATCATTGTTACTCACAGAAATGTTGGGAGCAATACTGGCagtttttgaaaaacatatttgggTCCCTCCCCattatttctttaattatttctCTCGGGTTggcacatttactgtatatctagaACTCCATGAGCGAAGGTTAAAATGCAAACTACTTACCATTGCAGCCATACTTGCTGATATTAAACCAAGAGGAGCTGGAGGAATCTGGGTTATGGCATCTTGCTTCGCTTATTTATATGTTCCAGCCATAAGATAAGAACACAGTGCCCCGAGATAAGAAATATTCTGCTACTGTATGCTACATATTTGCAAAACAGGATTGGTTTATTGTTCCCAATTTCATGACTCTTCACTCAATTTTTCTCATTCCAGTAGGAATTGTGTAGGGAACGAAATGTAAACAGCACTTGGGTGGAAAGTGCACACAAACACAGTCAAGGTTTGATTACAGAGAAGTGAAGAATCATTAATGATGTTTGGGAGGAACGGCCCAGAAAGTAAAGAAATCGCTCTATAGCTGTGCTTGGCTAAACTGATCCCACAAATATGTTatctaattttattattaatgtatgatttatgcttttagaATTTCAAGATATGTTAAAAGCAATAAACCTATTTGTCAAATCAACACAATGTATGTGCCTGTTATAACAAATAGATTGGTTATGATATCCATTTATTTGCAGGGGGATCTCCTGCATAGACTGTTATTTCCCGAGCCTGTGACAAtctgtgaaatgtattttttatcacATATCAGTCTCTTCCTTGCATCACCTTCATGGGAATAAGTAAAAATCAATAGGGGTCCAGGATGCGTCTGATTTGGCAAGTTTCTACATTCCAGAAATTCTACAAACTTTGCTGATtcacaaaacaatttgcaattataattatttactgTTTCAACTGTGTATCTATTTACAGGGATTCACAAAATGATCTCAGATTTCATTGGGTGATAGTcaaccaattaaaaaaatctgctttgcgAAATCTCTCTTCAGTTTGTGTGCGGAGCCTCTGTGCTTCAAGTGGGATTCAAGGTTTTAGCTATTCACCCGTATCACTAAATGCTACTGATATTTTCTATGTAGAAAGCACATGGGAGGCATATGTAGCATTAATATCCAGAACCATgctatcattttatatatttactataacacataactgtaaaataaagactcaagaaaaaatgcagtatatgatggagaatggccgcagcgtTTATTAACACAAAATGTTCAAACATTTCCAGAAATGAATATTACCTTAATTTCACCTGGCCAGCCTTGCACATAAAACAAACATAGGCTGCCAAAAATTATAAGTTGGCTCAGCCATATATACTAGCCAAGAGCCCCCAATAAAACAAATCTCCATATTCTCCCGCTgcgacaataatttttttttcttatttatattttttttatatagtagaTTTATTAATCTGAAATAAACAGGGTGGGTGGGCGGGCGGGAACAAATCCTCTGCCCAGCTTGCCTGCGCCTGAGCTAACTCCAGACGCGTGCCTCTATTTATAACTTCACAGTTTTCGCGCCTCTGCAGGTAAACTTTGGCCAATCAGCAGCCACTAATACAAGTCTATGAGGACAGATTAccctgctttctttcttttttttttttttatacacagatACAATCTCCCCCACTTGAAGT
Above is a genomic segment from Xenopus laevis strain J_2021 chromosome 3L, Xenopus_laevis_v10.1, whole genome shotgun sequence containing:
- the LOC108710617 gene encoding gastrokine-1, with product MAAMILLVAFLGFFVNTLRADEAYQYNDKGCNGETVYHTVNINKEVNIVVFNIYSGKQTSNAVFDYRQNIIAYHMPYRGICIIAHMDIANFPGLGIFERFIQTHRERKEDISRLLKHYEVTNQQVTNLSQFGSAVQGLCWGIPTYWAREDPKPRRVFGAEGCAGIKFLFIHVGLCAGFHLF